One Telluria mixta DNA window includes the following coding sequences:
- a CDS encoding hypoxanthine-guanine phosphoribosyltransferase → MQDFHYNRARALLANAEEIVSADKVQAAVRNVAEVLNQRFDNDDTGEFPLVLGVMGGAVVFTGNLLPQLTFPLEFDYIHVTRYGDLDRGGEVVWKVIPRQDVKGRTIIIVDDILDEGETLAHVKQRLLDMGAAEVILAVFADKELGKVKPVQADIVGLTVPNQFVVGFGMDAHGYWRNLPGLWVIRDADKVMEASAQP, encoded by the coding sequence ATGCAAGACTTTCACTACAACCGCGCCCGCGCCCTGCTGGCCAATGCCGAGGAAATCGTCAGCGCGGACAAGGTCCAGGCGGCCGTACGCAACGTCGCCGAGGTGCTGAACCAGCGTTTCGACAATGACGACACGGGTGAATTCCCCCTGGTGCTGGGTGTCATGGGCGGCGCGGTGGTGTTTACCGGCAACCTGCTCCCGCAACTCACGTTCCCCCTCGAGTTCGACTACATCCACGTCACCCGCTACGGCGACCTGGACCGTGGCGGCGAAGTCGTGTGGAAGGTTATCCCGCGCCAGGACGTCAAGGGCCGTACGATCATCATCGTCGACGACATCCTCGATGAAGGCGAGACGCTGGCCCACGTGAAGCAGCGCCTGCTCGACATGGGCGCAGCCGAGGTGATCCTGGCCGTGTTTGCCGACAAGGAACTGGGTAAAGTGAAACCGGTGCAGGCGGACATCGTCGGCCTGACGGTGCCGAACCAGTTCGTCGTCGGCTTCGGCATGGATGCGCACGGGTATTGGCGCAACCTGCCGGGGCTGTGGGTGATTCGGGATGCGGACAAGGTGATGGAAGCGTCGGCGCAACCCTGA
- a CDS encoding Rossmann-like and DUF2520 domain-containing protein, whose product MPATLNIVGAGHVGRALGRLFSTRGVFTIQDVQTRSSASARDAVAFIGAGTPVDNVPRPADMWMLAVADDAIGAVAAALAQSTPMAGAVVFHCSGAKASTELEALRQAGALVASVHPVRSFADPAAVAAAFDGTFCGVEGDAAALAVLLPAFEAIGARPVQIDPAAKTVYHAAAVFASNYLVTVMDAALRAYEAAGIPADVARELARPLATETLANVLRLGPEAALSGPIARGDAATVARQQAAVTAWDGPTGDLYDALATATWDLARRKPRSM is encoded by the coding sequence ATGCCTGCGACCCTGAACATTGTCGGCGCCGGCCACGTGGGCCGCGCCCTCGGCCGCCTGTTTTCTACGCGCGGCGTGTTCACGATCCAGGACGTCCAGACGCGCAGCAGCGCCAGCGCGCGCGATGCCGTCGCGTTCATTGGTGCCGGCACGCCGGTCGACAATGTGCCGCGACCGGCCGACATGTGGATGCTGGCCGTGGCGGACGATGCGATCGGCGCCGTCGCCGCCGCGCTGGCGCAATCCACGCCGATGGCAGGTGCCGTCGTGTTCCACTGCAGCGGCGCCAAGGCCTCGACCGAGCTGGAAGCGCTGCGCCAGGCGGGGGCGCTGGTCGCCAGCGTGCATCCGGTGCGCAGCTTCGCGGATCCGGCTGCCGTCGCGGCGGCGTTCGACGGCACGTTCTGCGGCGTGGAGGGCGATGCCGCCGCGCTGGCGGTCCTGCTGCCCGCGTTCGAGGCGATCGGCGCGCGGCCCGTGCAGATCGACCCTGCCGCCAAGACCGTGTATCACGCGGCCGCCGTGTTCGCGTCGAACTACCTGGTGACCGTGATGGATGCCGCGTTGCGCGCCTACGAGGCTGCCGGCATCCCGGCCGACGTGGCGCGCGAGCTGGCGCGGCCGCTCGCCACCGAAACCTTGGCGAATGTGCTGCGGCTCGGACCGGAAGCGGCGCTGTCCGGCCCCATCGCGCGCGGCGACGCGGCGACGGTGGCGCGCCAGCAGGCGGCCGTCACGGCGTGGGATGGCCCGACGGGAGACTTGTACGATGCCCTTGCCACGGCCACGTGGGATCTGGCGCGGCGCAAGCCTCGTAGTATGTGA
- a CDS encoding DUF924 family protein, whose translation MTPQDVLDFWFGAPGSPEAGKPRREWFVKKDEFDAVIRDRFGTAIDQALAGGLREWDVQGPHGTLARILVLDQFTRNAHRNTPLSFAGDALALAAAKSLVDSGADRELPPLQRAFAYMPFEHAEDAYMQERAVELFGVLAAEHPGYDEMLDYAHRHRGVIARFGRFPHRNEILGRASTPEEIEFLRQPGSRF comes from the coding sequence ATGACACCCCAGGACGTTCTCGATTTCTGGTTCGGCGCACCGGGCAGCCCTGAAGCAGGCAAGCCGCGCCGCGAATGGTTCGTCAAGAAGGACGAATTCGACGCCGTCATCCGCGACCGCTTCGGCACCGCCATCGACCAGGCGCTGGCCGGCGGCCTGCGCGAATGGGATGTGCAAGGGCCGCACGGCACCCTCGCGCGCATCCTCGTGCTCGACCAGTTCACCCGCAACGCCCACCGCAACACGCCGCTCTCGTTCGCCGGCGACGCGCTGGCACTGGCGGCCGCGAAGTCTCTCGTCGACAGCGGCGCCGACCGCGAACTGCCGCCGCTGCAGCGCGCCTTCGCCTACATGCCGTTCGAGCACGCCGAGGACGCGTACATGCAGGAGCGCGCCGTCGAACTGTTCGGCGTGCTGGCGGCCGAACATCCGGGCTACGACGAGATGCTCGATTACGCGCACCGCCACCGCGGCGTGATCGCGCGCTTCGGCCGCTTCCCGCACCGTAACGAGATCCTCGGGCGCGCGTCGACGCCTGAAGAAATCGAGTTCCTGCGCCAGCCGGGCTCCCGCTTCTGA
- a CDS encoding MgtC/SapB family protein — MTAPVSNDLALTLPELFGAYWSQAELATNALILLNLAGALLLGLMVGYERSYHGRAAGMRTYGLVCMASCALTIVAGYPSHWFGGHGSSVALVDPTRVIQGVVTGIGFLGAGVIMRSGFNISGLTTAASIWSSSVIGILVGLGFYMAAMGLAFFSAMIMIYLNKAVGLLPSRHAVAVTLHFKPGVYPQEETLRRAALERGYEIAGGSLTISSEKGCQEWHFVALELPGKPGAPLSVLASELSTFEGVDGFQLSHARN, encoded by the coding sequence TTGACGGCGCCCGTATCGAACGACCTGGCCCTGACGCTGCCCGAGCTGTTCGGCGCCTACTGGTCGCAGGCCGAACTGGCCACGAACGCCCTGATCCTGCTGAACCTGGCCGGCGCGCTGCTGCTGGGCCTCATGGTCGGCTACGAGCGCTCCTACCACGGCCGCGCGGCCGGCATGCGCACGTATGGCCTCGTGTGCATGGCGTCGTGCGCGCTGACGATCGTCGCGGGCTATCCGAGCCACTGGTTCGGCGGGCACGGGTCGTCCGTGGCGCTCGTCGACCCCACGCGCGTGATCCAGGGCGTCGTGACGGGCATCGGCTTCCTCGGCGCCGGCGTGATCATGCGCTCGGGCTTCAACATCAGCGGCCTGACGACGGCGGCGTCGATCTGGTCGTCGTCCGTGATCGGCATCCTCGTGGGCCTCGGCTTCTACATGGCCGCAATGGGTCTCGCATTCTTCTCCGCGATGATCATGATCTACCTGAACAAGGCGGTAGGCCTGCTGCCGTCGCGCCATGCGGTGGCCGTCACCCTGCACTTCAAGCCCGGCGTGTATCCGCAGGAAGAAACGCTGCGTCGCGCGGCGCTGGAGCGCGGCTACGAGATCGCCGGCGGCTCATTGACCATCTCCAGCGAGAAGGGCTGCCAGGAATGGCATTTCGTCGCGCTGGAATTGCCCGGCAAGCCGGGCGCGCCGCTGTCGGTGCTGGCCAGCGAGCTGTCCACGTTCGAGGGCGTGGACGGCTTCCAGCTCTCGCACGCGCGCAACTGA
- a CDS encoding extracellular catalytic domain type 1 short-chain-length polyhydroxyalkanoate depolymerase, translating into MTLNHKFLAQMRAATRSLMRRGPSVARTVIRESVKNATAVQTAAVKSVDTMTPPASNYPTYDAFSDMLADLSRLGQSANPFNVPPLSTGAAAIGMPGHFIDASYTNDAGTRDYKLYIPSTYAGQPAPLLVMLHGCSQHPDDFALGTGMNALAEEYGCLVAYPAQSQQANASRCWNWFSAADQQRGQGEPSIIAGLTQDIMARYVIDPKHVYVAGLSAGGAMAAIMGTLYPDLYAAVGVHSGLPFAAAHDLPSAMAAMKGDFRTGHKPGKSLPIIVFHGDRDTTVHPANGHELINQRRRHPSEDVVVEPGSVPDGHAYTRTVHRRPDGSIHAEHWEIHGSGHAWSGGDTRGSYTDGKGPNASREMMRFFRTAR; encoded by the coding sequence ATGACCCTGAATCACAAGTTCCTGGCGCAAATGCGCGCTGCGACCCGCTCCCTGATGCGCCGCGGCCCGTCCGTTGCCCGCACCGTCATCCGGGAATCCGTCAAGAATGCCACTGCCGTGCAGACCGCGGCGGTCAAAAGTGTGGACACCATGACGCCGCCGGCCTCGAATTATCCGACCTACGACGCCTTTTCCGACATGCTGGCCGACCTGTCCCGCCTGGGCCAGAGTGCCAACCCGTTCAATGTGCCGCCGCTGTCGACGGGTGCGGCCGCGATCGGCATGCCCGGCCATTTCATCGACGCCAGCTATACGAATGACGCCGGCACCCGCGACTACAAACTGTATATCCCGAGCACCTATGCCGGACAGCCGGCGCCGCTGCTCGTGATGCTGCACGGCTGCTCGCAACATCCCGACGACTTCGCGCTCGGCACCGGCATGAACGCGCTGGCCGAGGAATACGGCTGCCTCGTCGCCTATCCGGCCCAGTCGCAGCAGGCCAACGCCTCGCGCTGCTGGAACTGGTTCAGCGCGGCGGACCAGCAGCGCGGCCAGGGAGAACCATCGATCATCGCGGGGCTCACGCAGGACATCATGGCGCGCTACGTGATCGATCCGAAACACGTCTACGTCGCGGGCCTGTCCGCGGGCGGCGCGATGGCTGCCATCATGGGCACGCTGTATCCGGACCTGTACGCGGCCGTCGGTGTCCATTCCGGCCTGCCGTTCGCGGCCGCGCACGACCTGCCGTCGGCGATGGCCGCAATGAAGGGCGATTTCCGCACCGGCCACAAGCCGGGTAAATCGTTGCCGATCATCGTGTTCCACGGCGACCGCGACACGACCGTGCATCCGGCCAACGGCCACGAACTGATCAACCAGCGCCGGCGCCATCCATCGGAAGACGTCGTCGTGGAACCCGGCAGCGTGCCCGATGGCCATGCCTATACGCGCACCGTGCACCGCCGGCCCGATGGCAGCATCCACGCGGAACACTGGGAAATCCACGGTTCCGGCCACGCGTGGTCGGGCGGCGATACGCGCGGCAGCTACACGGACGGCAAGGGCCCGAACGCGAGCCGCGAAATGATGCGGTTTTTCCGGACGGCGCGCTGA
- a CDS encoding NAD(P)H-dependent flavin oxidoreductase, which translates to MALPPVLQNLSLPVIASPMFIASGPALVAAQCKAGIVGSFPALNARPAELLDTWLTDLQRELADYEELHPDRKVGPIAVNQIVHQSNDRLEHDVAVCVKHQVPIIISSLRAPPKEMLDAVHAYGGIVMHDVVSIRHAEKALEAGVDGLILVAAGAGGHAGALSPFALVGEVRKFFDGPIALSGSIATGDAILAAQAMGADFAYIGSRWLATRESNVTDAYRSAIVESSAADVVYTNLFTGVHGNYLKKSIVAAGLDPDNLPVSDKSKMSFGSGSAKAWRDIWGAGQGVGLMDDVPTVAEMVERLTQQYQAARERLGLKA; encoded by the coding sequence ATGGCGCTGCCTCCCGTCCTGCAAAACCTGTCCCTCCCCGTCATCGCGTCGCCGATGTTCATCGCCAGCGGTCCCGCGCTGGTGGCCGCGCAGTGCAAGGCGGGCATCGTCGGATCCTTTCCGGCGCTGAACGCGCGTCCGGCCGAGCTGCTCGACACGTGGCTGACGGACCTGCAGCGCGAGCTGGCGGATTACGAGGAACTGCATCCGGACAGGAAAGTCGGCCCGATCGCCGTCAACCAGATCGTGCACCAGTCGAACGACCGCCTGGAACACGACGTGGCCGTGTGCGTGAAACACCAGGTGCCCATCATCATCTCGTCGCTGCGCGCGCCGCCGAAAGAGATGCTGGATGCCGTGCACGCCTACGGCGGCATCGTGATGCACGACGTGGTCTCGATCCGCCACGCCGAAAAGGCGCTGGAAGCGGGCGTCGACGGCCTGATCCTCGTCGCGGCCGGCGCCGGCGGCCATGCGGGCGCGTTGTCGCCGTTCGCGCTGGTGGGCGAAGTGCGCAAATTCTTCGACGGCCCCATCGCGCTGTCGGGTTCCATCGCGACGGGCGACGCCATCCTCGCCGCGCAGGCGATGGGCGCCGACTTCGCCTACATCGGCTCACGCTGGCTGGCGACGCGCGAATCGAACGTCACCGACGCCTACCGCAGCGCGATCGTGGAATCGTCGGCGGCCGACGTCGTCTACACGAACCTGTTCACGGGCGTGCACGGCAACTACCTGAAAAAATCGATCGTGGCGGCCGGGCTGGATCCGGACAACCTGCCGGTGTCGGACAAGAGCAAGATGAGCTTCGGCTCGGGCAGCGCGAAGGCGTGGCGCGATATCTGGGGCGCGGGGCAGGGTGTCGGCCTGATGGATGATGTGCCGACGGTCGCCGAGATGGTGGAGCGCCTGACGCAGCAGTATCAGGCGGCAAGGGAGCGGCTGGGCCTGAAGGCCTGA
- a CDS encoding DUF1289 domain-containing protein, with product MNNTRLPPEQQTPVPSPCINVCKMSPATGLCEGCLRTIDEIVAWGRADDDYKRAVWADIRRREEQIPFD from the coding sequence ATGAACAACACACGTCTTCCGCCGGAACAACAGACGCCCGTGCCGTCTCCATGCATCAATGTGTGCAAGATGTCGCCCGCGACGGGCCTGTGCGAGGGGTGCCTGCGCACCATCGACGAGATCGTCGCCTGGGGGCGCGCCGACGACGACTACAAGCGCGCCGTGTGGGCGGACATCCGCCGGCGCGAAGAACAGATTCCATTCGATTGA
- a CDS encoding MAPEG family protein, giving the protein MVLTAWATLAALGVYFWTGVMAGWARNKYKVPAPMMDGPLPFQSAQRVQANTLEQLPLVLAPLWLCGHYLGDYWAAAGGLLWCVGRILYALGYYRDPAKREIGFIIGMVACGALVAGSAVGLLSA; this is encoded by the coding sequence ATGGTTTTGACTGCATGGGCGACGCTGGCTGCACTGGGCGTCTATTTCTGGACCGGCGTAATGGCCGGCTGGGCGAGGAACAAATACAAGGTGCCGGCCCCAATGATGGACGGCCCGCTGCCGTTCCAGAGCGCGCAGCGGGTGCAGGCGAACACGCTGGAACAGCTGCCGCTCGTGCTGGCGCCGCTGTGGTTGTGCGGCCACTACCTCGGAGACTACTGGGCAGCCGCTGGCGGCTTGCTGTGGTGCGTCGGGCGGATCCTGTACGCGCTGGGCTATTACCGCGATCCGGCCAAGCGCGAGATCGGCTTCATCATTGGCATGGTCGCGTGCGGTGCGCTCGTTGCCGGCAGTGCGGTCGGGCTATTGTCCGCCTAA
- a CDS encoding aminopeptidase P family protein — MPAPDSTHVRAERLEKLRAAMARHQVDAFIVPSADPHLSEYLPGRWKGREWLSGFTGSVGTFIATQDVAGVWTDGRYYTQAENELAGTDIQLMKIPSGASLLHIDWLADNLDAGQTVGVDARVLGLAVARLLGDALTARGVKLRTDLDLLDEIWDDRPGLPPEPVQEHVAPFAVLDRADKLHATRNAMAKLGGERHFISTLDDIAYLFNLRGADVSFNPVFLAHALVEATGATLFVADGKIDASLRARLEQDGVRVAPYDQAQQALAALPSDSTLLIDPRRITAGMRAAVPAHVRVVEAINPTTLAKSRKLDAEMDHVRDTMEQDGAALCEFFAWLEQTLADPNRTPLNEVHIDERITAARARRPHFVSPSFGTIAGFNANGAIMHYRAAPEHCAVIEGDGLLLIDSGGQYLGGTTDITRVVPVGTPSAAQKRDFTLVLKGMIALSVARFPRGTKGPMLDALARAPIWAAGIDYGHGTGHGVGYFLNVHEGPQVISPSAPPEPHTAMEPGMITSNEPGIYRPGQWGIRIENLVLTRVVGDEGFGEFLGFETLTLCPIDTRCIDLSLMRGDEVAWLNDYHRSVRARLLPHVSGAARDWLELRTKEI; from the coding sequence ATGCCAGCACCTGACTCCACCCACGTGCGCGCCGAGCGCCTCGAGAAGCTGCGCGCCGCGATGGCGCGCCACCAGGTCGACGCCTTCATCGTACCGTCCGCCGATCCGCACCTGTCCGAATACCTGCCCGGCCGCTGGAAGGGCCGCGAGTGGCTGTCCGGGTTCACGGGGTCCGTCGGCACCTTCATCGCCACGCAGGATGTTGCCGGCGTCTGGACGGACGGCCGCTACTACACGCAGGCCGAGAACGAACTGGCCGGGACGGACATCCAGTTGATGAAAATCCCGTCCGGCGCGAGCCTGCTGCACATCGACTGGCTGGCGGATAACCTCGACGCAGGCCAGACCGTGGGCGTGGATGCGCGCGTACTGGGCCTCGCCGTCGCGCGCCTGCTGGGCGATGCACTGACTGCGCGCGGTGTGAAACTGCGCACCGACCTCGACCTGCTGGACGAGATCTGGGACGACCGTCCCGGCCTGCCGCCCGAACCGGTCCAAGAACACGTGGCGCCGTTCGCCGTGCTCGATCGCGCGGATAAACTGCATGCGACGCGCAACGCGATGGCGAAGCTGGGCGGCGAACGCCATTTCATCTCGACGCTCGACGACATCGCCTACCTGTTCAACCTGCGCGGCGCCGACGTCAGTTTCAACCCGGTGTTCCTCGCGCACGCGCTCGTGGAAGCGACGGGCGCCACCCTGTTCGTCGCCGACGGCAAGATCGATGCGAGCCTGCGCGCGCGGCTGGAACAGGATGGTGTGCGCGTCGCCCCTTACGACCAGGCGCAGCAAGCCCTGGCCGCGCTGCCGTCCGACAGCACCTTGCTGATCGACCCGCGCCGCATCACTGCCGGCATGCGTGCCGCCGTGCCGGCGCATGTGCGCGTGGTGGAAGCCATCAACCCGACGACGCTGGCGAAATCGCGCAAGCTCGATGCCGAGATGGACCACGTGCGCGACACGATGGAACAGGACGGCGCCGCCCTGTGCGAATTCTTCGCATGGCTCGAGCAGACGCTGGCCGATCCGAATCGCACGCCGCTGAACGAAGTCCACATCGACGAGCGGATCACGGCGGCGCGCGCACGGCGGCCGCACTTCGTCAGCCCCAGCTTCGGCACCATCGCCGGCTTCAATGCAAACGGCGCGATCATGCACTACCGCGCAGCGCCGGAACACTGCGCCGTGATCGAAGGCGATGGCCTGCTGCTGATCGACTCCGGCGGCCAGTACCTGGGCGGCACGACGGATATCACGCGCGTCGTCCCCGTCGGCACGCCGTCCGCCGCGCAAAAGCGCGATTTCACGCTGGTGCTGAAAGGGATGATCGCGCTGTCCGTCGCGCGCTTCCCACGCGGGACGAAAGGGCCGATGCTCGATGCGCTGGCGCGCGCCCCGATCTGGGCGGCGGGCATCGATTACGGCCACGGCACCGGCCACGGCGTCGGCTACTTCCTGAACGTGCATGAAGGGCCGCAGGTGATTTCGCCGTCGGCGCCGCCGGAACCGCATACGGCCATGGAACCGGGCATGATCACGTCGAACGAACCGGGCATCTACCGCCCCGGCCAGTGGGGCATCCGCATCGAGAACCTCGTGCTCACGCGCGTCGTGGGTGACGAGGGCTTCGGCGAATTCCTCGGCTTCGAGACGCTGACGCTGTGCCCGATCGACACGCGCTGCATCGACCTGTCGCTGATGCGTGGCGACGAGGTCGCGTGGCTCAACGACTACCATCGCAGCGTGCGTGCGCGCCTGCTGCCGCACGTGAGCGGCGCGGCGCGCGACTGGCTCGAACTGCGTACCAAGGAGATCTGA
- a CDS encoding molybdopterin-dependent oxidoreductase: protein MNKRQFLGAAAVAGAFPIAGQAARPSGRGPALLTVTGDIAHSNRGPLDPALDQMMHKHQVTFTKAWAFDYASLLALPPQTIRPTLEYDGKPHTLRGPLLTDVLARTGATLNDRTILILRAVDGYNVELPIAQARARRFIVATHIDANPMPLGGLGPLWTVYDADRVAEMAALPLPQRFAACPWALYHIEVKS, encoded by the coding sequence ATGAACAAACGCCAGTTCCTCGGCGCCGCGGCGGTTGCGGGCGCCTTTCCGATCGCCGGCCAGGCGGCGCGACCGTCCGGCCGCGGCCCTGCCCTGCTGACGGTCACCGGAGACATTGCACACAGCAACCGCGGTCCGCTCGACCCGGCGCTGGACCAGATGATGCACAAGCACCAGGTCACGTTCACGAAAGCCTGGGCATTCGATTACGCCAGCCTGCTGGCCCTGCCGCCGCAGACCATCCGGCCGACCCTGGAATACGACGGCAAGCCGCACACGCTGCGCGGCCCGCTGCTGACGGACGTGCTGGCGCGCACCGGCGCCACGCTGAACGACAGGACGATCCTGATCTTGCGCGCCGTGGATGGTTACAACGTGGAATTGCCCATCGCGCAGGCGCGTGCGCGGCGCTTCATCGTCGCCACGCACATCGACGCCAATCCGATGCCGTTGGGAGGTCTGGGACCGCTATGGACCGTGTATGACGCCGACCGGGTGGCGGAGATGGCGGCACTGCCGCTGCCGCAGCGCTTTGCCGCCTGCCCGTGGGCGCTGTATCACATTGAAGTGAAAAGCTGA
- a CDS encoding PEP-CTERM sorting domain-containing protein, with the protein MFNKFWKAGVASAMVVESSLAAAAPLTFIPPNDPTGYIGSTHANDGWSMGRGIGFRVTTQETISSIGVYVDLSNTELHWGIYTIDSLGNDYSKLDTLASGSSVVTTNGLAWVDFNVSDVVINEYWNYLIEFSFDGASNQNFYYYNRDESWDQGIYRSLDGEALSRFESYYNVPAIRVNVANIPEPASLALVGAGLLALGVRRRRS; encoded by the coding sequence ATGTTTAACAAATTCTGGAAAGCCGGTGTAGCGAGCGCGATGGTTGTGGAGAGCAGTCTGGCGGCTGCTGCGCCTCTCACTTTTATCCCGCCTAACGACCCGACGGGGTACATCGGCTCGACGCATGCGAATGACGGATGGTCGATGGGACGCGGTATCGGTTTCAGGGTAACGACACAGGAAACGATATCGAGCATCGGCGTCTACGTGGACCTGTCCAACACCGAATTGCATTGGGGCATATACACGATCGACTCGTTGGGAAACGACTACTCGAAGCTCGACACGCTCGCATCCGGCAGTTCGGTGGTCACCACCAACGGGCTCGCGTGGGTCGACTTCAACGTTTCCGACGTTGTCATCAACGAATATTGGAATTACCTGATCGAGTTCTCGTTCGACGGGGCATCCAACCAGAATTTTTATTATTACAACCGTGACGAATCCTGGGATCAGGGAATATACCGTTCACTGGACGGTGAAGCACTGAGCCGTTTCGAAAGTTACTATAACGTGCCGGCGATTCGGGTCAACGTTGCCAACATACCGGAGCCCGCATCGCTTGCATTGGTCGGTGCCGGTTTGCTGGCGCTGGGTGTGCGCCGCCGCCGAAGCTGA
- a CDS encoding porin family protein: MKKLIVALIATSAAIGAAQAQTTQTQPRAYVGVGIATADHVNSSVGGLTNVDSDGYKASGKIFGGYEFDQNWGVEAGYTDFRNSDFNYTANGVNGSGRTKGNSYYVAGKYNYPVNDQFAVYGKLGLQHSERKLESAALNLKDTDTGAYGAVGVQYNLNQQVALTAEYERYGKSKAIGAKADAWTVGARYSF; this comes from the coding sequence ATGAAAAAGCTCATCGTTGCACTGATCGCCACTTCCGCCGCCATCGGCGCGGCACAAGCCCAGACCACCCAGACCCAACCGCGCGCCTACGTCGGCGTCGGCATCGCCACTGCGGACCACGTGAATTCGTCGGTAGGCGGCCTGACGAATGTCGACAGCGACGGCTACAAGGCCTCGGGCAAGATCTTCGGCGGCTATGAATTCGACCAGAACTGGGGCGTCGAAGCCGGCTACACCGACTTCCGCAACTCGGATTTCAACTACACCGCCAACGGCGTCAACGGCAGCGGCCGCACCAAGGGCAACAGCTACTACGTCGCGGGCAAATATAATTACCCGGTCAACGACCAGTTCGCCGTGTACGGCAAGCTGGGCCTGCAGCATAGCGAGCGCAAGCTGGAAAGCGCCGCGCTGAACCTGAAAGACACCGACACTGGTGCCTACGGCGCGGTCGGCGTGCAGTACAACCTCAACCAGCAGGTCGCTCTGACCGCCGAGTACGAGCGCTATGGCAAGAGCAAGGCAATCGGCGCCAAGGCCGACGCCTGGACCGTGGGTGCGCGCTACAGCTTCTAA
- a CDS encoding alpha-ketoglutarate-dependent dioxygenase AlkB family protein yields MDLFSTGMDLLPIPIEDGELSMLAQLPMPIGNADILARLLAETPWRADTVVVYGKRYLQPRLTAWYGEASYTYSGLTLHPLPLTPLLEQLRAAVEQATGRRYNSVLLNYYRDGADSMGMHSDDEPELGPQPVIASLSYGATRTFILRHKGTRRTVKVDLTDGSLLLMAGSLQANWQHGINKTAKLVGPRLNLTFRYVS; encoded by the coding sequence ATGGATTTGTTTTCCACAGGCATGGATTTGCTCCCCATTCCGATCGAGGATGGCGAACTGTCCATGCTGGCCCAGCTCCCTATGCCGATCGGCAATGCCGACATTCTGGCGCGCCTGCTTGCCGAGACACCATGGCGCGCGGACACCGTCGTCGTGTACGGCAAGCGCTATCTGCAACCCCGCCTGACTGCCTGGTATGGCGAGGCCAGCTATACCTACTCCGGCCTGACCCTGCATCCGCTGCCGCTGACGCCGCTGCTGGAACAGTTGCGCGCCGCGGTCGAGCAGGCGACGGGGCGGCGCTACAACAGCGTCCTGCTAAATTACTACCGCGACGGCGCGGACAGCATGGGCATGCACAGCGACGACGAGCCGGAACTGGGTCCGCAGCCGGTCATCGCGTCGCTCAGCTACGGCGCCACCCGCACCTTCATCCTGCGTCACAAGGGCACCAGACGCACCGTCAAGGTCGACCTGACGGACGGCAGCCTGCTGTTGATGGCAGGGAGCCTGCAGGCCAACTGGCAGCACGGCATCAATAAGACGGCGAAACTGGTTGGACCACGCCTCAATCTAACTTTTCGTTACGTGAGCTAA
- a CDS encoding cysteine-rich CWC family protein encodes MSTCSQCGAEFGCAMADGTDGAPCWCTKLPPVVALPASGEAAGCWCPACLEQHIAQRTIEAPNT; translated from the coding sequence ATGAGCACTTGTTCACAATGCGGCGCCGAATTCGGTTGCGCGATGGCCGATGGCACCGATGGTGCACCGTGCTGGTGCACGAAGCTGCCGCCCGTGGTCGCGCTGCCGGCGTCCGGTGAAGCGGCCGGGTGCTGGTGTCCGGCCTGTCTGGAGCAGCATATCGCGCAACGGACCATCGAGGCGCCGAATACGTAG